A single Leguminivora glycinivorella isolate SPB_JAAS2020 chromosome 25, LegGlyc_1.1, whole genome shotgun sequence DNA region contains:
- the LOC125239559 gene encoding actin cytoskeleton-regulatory complex protein PAN1 isoform X1 gives MKIPETSANVGAYYGNEENGQWQPNGVIIDSGVPGGVVGSGDGLHPQPVYPVHIPRGHHIPGYVMAGAYYAGGAGYAGAAPPDDFADYMWMENEEEFDKQAVVPQVMQQLEEEALMEQCIEAMLEDEQREQLERHNPHYPTTSNGNPSLSLEETVSRSTLNPLAAEFVPTFVPRGARTEEKKAEVKSTEETQKEPSEGTEEAPQVTEEVKTEEPLPPVDPPEVSAADVQPIDKRRDSKKDSKTKPETKKPVKADPKKASKPAVVVKSETKVQPKKKEVKAVKSEPRLEEREKEDAPVVVAEVPKAAAPTPVAEPAGPKPINYAAAARAGKPRPAPASAAAPSAPAPAPAPAARPAQRKHK, from the exons ATGAAAATTCCGGAGACTTCAGCGAATGTTGGTGCTTATTATGGAAATGAGGAAAATGGACAGTGGCAG CCAAACGGAGTTATAATTGACAGCGGAGTGCCCGGTGGAGTAGTGGGCAGTGGAGACGGCCTCCACCCACAGCCCGTATACCCTGTTCACATACCAAGGGGACACCATATACCTG GCTACGTGATGGCGGGCGCGTACTACGCGGGCGGCGCGGGCTACGCGGGCGCGGCGCCCCCGGACGACTTCGCCGACTACATGTGGATGGAGAACGAGGAGGAGTTCGACAAGCAG GCTGTGGTTCCGCAGGTGATGCAGCAGTTGGAAGAAGAAGCCCTAATGGAGCAGTGCATAGAAGCCATGCTGGAAGACGAACAGAGAGAACAACTGGAGAGGCACAACCCACACTACCCCAC GACGAGTAACGGCAACCCGTCACTATCGCTGGAAGAGACGGTGTCGCGATCGACGCTCAACCCTCTCGCCGCCGAGTTCGTACCCACCTTCGTGCCTAGAGGCGCCCGTACAG aAGAAAAGAAAGCAGAAGTAAAAAGCACAGAAGAGACACAGAAAGAGCCCAGCGAAGGAACGGAAGAGGCGCCACAGGTCACGGAAGAAGTCAAAACAGAAG AGCCCCTCCCACCAGTAGACCCGCCGGAAGTGAGCGCGGCCGACGTCCAACCCATAGACAAGAGACGTGACAGCAAAAAGGACAGTAAAACGAAACCAGAGACTAAGAAACcggtcaaagcggaccccaagaaGGCTAGTAAACCCGCTGTTGTCGTCAAATCAGAGACTAAG GTGCAACCCAAAAAGAAGGAAGTGAAAGCGGTCAAGAGTGAGCCGAGGTTAGAAGAGAGAGAGAAAGAAGATGCGCCAGTCGTTGTCGCAGAGGTGCCTAAG GCGGCGGCCCCGACGCCGGTCGCCGAGCCCGCCGGCCCCAAGCCCATCAACTAcgcggccgccgcgcgcgccggcAAGCCCAGGCCCGCGCCCGCGTCCGCCGCCGCTCCCTCcgcccccgcgcccgcgcccgcgcccgccgccagGCCCGCGCAGAGGAAACACAAGTAA
- the LOC125239559 gene encoding translation initiation factor IF-2 isoform X2, with the protein MKIPETSANVGAYYGNEENGQWQPNGVIIDSGVPGGVVGSGDGLHPQPVYPVHIPRGHHIPGYVMAGAYYAGGAGYAGAAPPDDFADYMWMENEEEFDKQVMQQLEEEALMEQCIEAMLEDEQREQLERHNPHYPTTSNGNPSLSLEETVSRSTLNPLAAEFVPTFVPRGARTEEKKAEVKSTEETQKEPSEGTEEAPQVTEEVKTEEPLPPVDPPEVSAADVQPIDKRRDSKKDSKTKPETKKPVKADPKKASKPAVVVKSETKVQPKKKEVKAVKSEPRLEEREKEDAPVVVAEVPKAAAPTPVAEPAGPKPINYAAAARAGKPRPAPASAAAPSAPAPAPAPAARPAQRKHK; encoded by the exons ATGAAAATTCCGGAGACTTCAGCGAATGTTGGTGCTTATTATGGAAATGAGGAAAATGGACAGTGGCAG CCAAACGGAGTTATAATTGACAGCGGAGTGCCCGGTGGAGTAGTGGGCAGTGGAGACGGCCTCCACCCACAGCCCGTATACCCTGTTCACATACCAAGGGGACACCATATACCTG GCTACGTGATGGCGGGCGCGTACTACGCGGGCGGCGCGGGCTACGCGGGCGCGGCGCCCCCGGACGACTTCGCCGACTACATGTGGATGGAGAACGAGGAGGAGTTCGACAAGCAG GTGATGCAGCAGTTGGAAGAAGAAGCCCTAATGGAGCAGTGCATAGAAGCCATGCTGGAAGACGAACAGAGAGAACAACTGGAGAGGCACAACCCACACTACCCCAC GACGAGTAACGGCAACCCGTCACTATCGCTGGAAGAGACGGTGTCGCGATCGACGCTCAACCCTCTCGCCGCCGAGTTCGTACCCACCTTCGTGCCTAGAGGCGCCCGTACAG aAGAAAAGAAAGCAGAAGTAAAAAGCACAGAAGAGACACAGAAAGAGCCCAGCGAAGGAACGGAAGAGGCGCCACAGGTCACGGAAGAAGTCAAAACAGAAG AGCCCCTCCCACCAGTAGACCCGCCGGAAGTGAGCGCGGCCGACGTCCAACCCATAGACAAGAGACGTGACAGCAAAAAGGACAGTAAAACGAAACCAGAGACTAAGAAACcggtcaaagcggaccccaagaaGGCTAGTAAACCCGCTGTTGTCGTCAAATCAGAGACTAAG GTGCAACCCAAAAAGAAGGAAGTGAAAGCGGTCAAGAGTGAGCCGAGGTTAGAAGAGAGAGAGAAAGAAGATGCGCCAGTCGTTGTCGCAGAGGTGCCTAAG GCGGCGGCCCCGACGCCGGTCGCCGAGCCCGCCGGCCCCAAGCCCATCAACTAcgcggccgccgcgcgcgccggcAAGCCCAGGCCCGCGCCCGCGTCCGCCGCCGCTCCCTCcgcccccgcgcccgcgcccgcgcccgccgccagGCCCGCGCAGAGGAAACACAAGTAA
- the LOC125239560 gene encoding uncharacterized protein LOC125239560: MSTPYVQLKQPLNEYALLCRGCLAESGEMKNMEEWGLADDFYRIAEVPKRDNVTELLCTNCEDSLLRCRGFKQQCQDSDAFLKNTAKKKPEPTPENTITCILNGDKLNIIITAQDMESKILLPCPYAVGNKCPERYLKKKYLYNHLVKYHGLSEKLVIECQYYCSYEECSYFVNAGNNKFFTERKYLNQHYNKVHRSKIICEQCHMSFSDTEYERHLKVCNVTYLCQICNIEYKNNERLLVHLMRKHPQIHEEYKRGRKRKYQRLPQSVKESKSMRK; this comes from the exons atGTCCACTCCTTATGTACAATTGAAGCAGCCATTAAATGAGTATGCTTTACTATGTCGTGGTTGCTTGGCCGAATCAGGAGAGATGAAGAATATGGAGGAATGGGGCTTGGCGGACGACTTCTATAGAATTGCCGAG gtTCCAAAACGAGACAATGTGACGGAACTCCTATGTACTAACTGTGAAGATAGTTTACTACGATGCCGAGGCTTCAAGCAACAGTGCCAGGACTCGGATGCATTCCTTAAAAACACTGCTAAG AAAAAACCTGAACCTACACCAGAAAACACAATAACCTGCATCCTAAACGGTGACAAACTGAACATAATAATAACAGCACAAGATATGGAATCCAAAATACTCCTCCCCTGTCCGTATGCTGTTGGTAACAAATGCCCCGAGAGATACTTGAAGAAGAAATACTTGTATAACCATTTGGTGAAATATCACGGGTTGTCAGAGAAGCTGGTGATTGAATGTCAGTATTACTGCAGCTATGAGGAGTGTTCGTACTTCGTCAATGCAG GTAACAATAAGTTTTTCACCGAACGAAAATACCTAAACCAACATTACAATAAAGTCCACAGATCAAAAATAATCTGTGAGCAATGCCACATGAGTTTTTCCGATACAGAATACGAACGACACCTAAAAGTGTGCAACGTCACATATCTCTGTCAAATATGCAATATAGAATATAAGAATAATGAACGACTACTAGTACATTTAATGAGAAAACATCCTCAAATACACGAAGAGTATAAAAGgggaagaaaaagaaaatatcaGAGACTACCACAGAGTGTAAAAGAATCAAAATCGATGAGAAAATAG